TTCGGCCTTTACCTCGCGCAGGCTGCCCACCACATTCAGCCCCCCATCCTGGGGCTCCATGCGCAGGCCGCAGGTGCGCAAAAAGTCCAGAAACACCCTGCTGTCGTCACAGTCACTCAGGTGCTCCAGCAGCATGGGGTAGGGCGATAGGGCCGCAAATAGCAGAGCCCGGTTACTCTCACTCTTTGAGCCGGGCAGGAGCACCTTGCCCTTCAGTTTTTTTCTGGGGTGTTTGTGTATTGTCAGCAGTTCCGGGTTCATGGGGGCAAAGTTACAAAGGTCGGGTATTCCGTTCCCAGAACACGCCGTCATAACCCTGGATGGCGGGTTGATCGGCTGCTATTTCCAGCCTGCGCAGGGCCCACAGGCAGTAGTCGGGCTCGGCCTCTATGGCCACAAAGTGCCGCCCCAGCTTGCGCGCCACTACCGCAGTGGTGCCACTGCCGGCAAAAGGATCGAGCACCCAGCCGCCAGGGGGGCAGCTAGCCAGTAGCACCTTGGCCAGCAGCTTTTCGGGCTTTTGGGTAGGATGGGGGGTGTTTTCGGGCATACTCCAGAAGGGTACGCTCAGGTCCGTCCACAGGTTGCTTGGGTGGGTATCGCGGTACTTGTGTTCCCCGGCCTGCTGCCAGTCTTTGGGCTGCCCCTGCAGCCGGTAGGGTGCACGCACCCGGCGCCTTAGTTTTACCTCGGATACCGAAAAATAGTAGTCTTCGCCGCAGGTGGCATACCACAGGTCTTCGCTGGCATTCTTCCAGTTTCGCCTGGCCCCCCTACCCTTCTCGCGTTCCCAGCTTATGCGGTTGCGGATGTGCAGGCCACAGGCAGCCAGGGCGCGGGGCAGGGCAGCTGCCGAACGCCAGTCTCCGCACAGGTACACGCTCCCCTCGGGCTTCAGGCACCGCAGCAGGGGCCGCAGCCAGCCTAGCACATAGGCCTCGTAGGCTTCGGCAGATTGGGCAGCGAAAGACAGGCTGCCAAACTGCTTGGGCTGGTTGTAGGGTGGATCCAGAAACAACACGTCCGCAAAGGCGGCTGGCAGGTGTGGCAGGGCCGATTCCAGGGTTTGGTTCCACAGGCTATCCTGCAGCTGTGCGGCCGGCAGCGGGGCTGGCAGCTGCTGCAGGCGGGGCTGTAGTCGCTGTACATCCGCCTCCGTTAGCTGTAGGGTACGGTTCCTGTGGGCCATAGGCATAGGCACAGCGGGCTATGCCACTAGGGCAAGATGCGGATACGTGGATAACGAGCCTGCAGCTCGCCCACCGGTGTGGCCAGGGGGTTGCCGCCCACAAACAGCAGCTGTAGCCGGGGCAAGTCTGTCAGGCAGCTGGGCAGGGCGGCCAGCTGGTTGTAGCTCAGGTTCAGGCTAGTGAGCTGGGGCAGGGTACCCGCTGCACACAGGCTGGGCAGCTGGGTCAGCCGGTTCTGGCTCAGGTCTAGCACCAGCAGGCGTGGCAGCTGCAGCAGGCTGCCGGGCAGGGTGGCCAGCTGGTTTCCGCCCAGCCCACACTGTGCAAGGGCACGCAGGCCCGATAGATCCTCGGGCAGAGTGGCCAGCTGGCAGTTGCTCGCGTATAGCTGCTGCAGGCCCGAGAGCTGGCCTATGCAGGCGGGCAGCTCTGCCAGGGGGTTGGCACTTAGGTTCAGCTGCGCCAGGGGCGCATCGCACAGGCTGCCTGGCAGCGTGCTTAGCTGGTTGTGGGCCAGCGCCAGCCGGCGCAGGTGCTCGGTGGGCAGGGTTATTTGTGTCAGCTGGTTGTGGTCGGCCTCCAGTTCTGTCAGCCCAGGCAGGTCGCGCAGGTCCAGGCTAGTCAGCTGGTTGTAGCGCACATCCAGGGTGCGCAGGCTATGCAGGCCGGCCAGATTGGGCTGCTCAGCCAGCTGGTTGCTGCTCAGGTTCAGGTGCACCAGCTGTGTATTGCCCTGCAGGCCCTGCGGCCAGGCACGCAGAGCGCAGCCCTGTAGCAGCAGGCTATCCAGGTGGACCGTATGCAGGTGCAGCTGGCCCAGGGGATTGCCATTCAGCTTCAGAATGACCAACTGTGCCTGGCCGCTGAGCAGCGCCTGGCTACCGCTCAGTTTATTCTCGCACAGGTCCAGGTGCCGCAGCTGGCCCAGCTGCACGAAGGAATCCGGTAGTCGGTCAATTTGGTTCTGCCGTGCCTCCAGGTGCCGCAGCTGCGCCAGGCTAGCCAAGCTGGCGGGCAGCTGGCTCAGCTGGCAATTATTAATGATCAGTTTTTCCAGCTTCTTCAGCTTGCCTACCCACTCGGGCAGGGTCCGAATGGGATTATTGCTCAGATTCAGGTATTTCAGATTCTTGAGCTTGGCCAGCTCTGGCGGTACCGCTGCCAGGTACTGGTCGCTCAGGTCCAGCTTCTCGCATTCCTTTCGGTGTGCCAGGGCCTGGGGCAGGTAGTGATACAGCTCCAGATCCAGGGTGGGTGCCTGTCGGGCGGGGTCGCTCTGGGCTTTCAGGGCAGCCGCCGGGATGCTCAGCAGGATGAGCAGTACCAGCTGCATGAGTCGCACAAATGGGGTAAAACGGGCAAGTGTGCGGGGGGGAGTGTGCATGCTACGAATATAGCCACTTTCGCATAGGCGGCATACACAGGGCCATCCGGTGCCTGGGCGCACACCCGCTTCTGTTACTGCCTACACCTTGCGAATACGATAGACAATGGGGATAGCCAGCAGGGCAGAGGCAGCCCCCACATAGCCCACCAGCTCAAAGTGGTAGAGGTGCCCATCGGCCCCCTGGGCAATAATGGTACCACCTATAAAGACAGCCAGGGCATTCACCAGCTCGCGCACCGCAATGTTCGCGCTCATAAAGCGGCCCCGCTTGTGGGGCTGTACGCTCTGGGTAATCAGGCTCATGACCGGTACCATGCGTGCCGAGCTGACCACCATGAAGAAGGCGGTAAGCACCATGGCATGCAGCAGGGGGGTGGGCCCCAGGTGGGTAACCACGAGCATGGGCAGCACTGTGAGCACAGAAGCCACCCAGAACACGCGTGCCTCTCCCAGCCTGTCGGCCAGGCGGCCTGCCAGGGGCATGCTGAAGAAGGTGCAGATGCCACCCACCAGGTACACATAGGCCAGATCCTCTTTGCTGATCCCCGCATTGGCCACATAGGAGTCTGCTATGTAGGGGATAATCATGAAAGACCCGATCATAATGGTGGCTATTAGCCCAAAACTGGGCAGATGGAGGGGGTCGCTCAGGATGCTCCAAAACTCTTTCAGACTCATGCTACTGGGCTTTTCCTGCTGCAGGTGGCGGCGCATGGGTGGCAGCCGCACAAGCGAGAATAGCAAAACAGGCAAACTAAGCAGTGCCAGAAAAACAAATGGCCCATGCCAGCCCCAGCGGTTGGCCACTAGCAGCCCCAGGGGCAGGCCCACAGCCGATGCTACCGAAAAACTGCCCATTACAATGCCCATGGCATAGCCGCGCCGCTCGCCAGGCACCTCATCGCCGATAATAGCGAGCACGCTGCTGCTAAGCAAGCCACCACAGGCACCGGCCAGGATGCGGCAGCCCACCAGCACCCCATAGCCAGGGGCCAGGGCACACCCCACTGTACTGGCTATAAAGCCCGTATAGAGGACGAGTAGAAAGGACTTCCGATCAAATCGATCGGCTATGTAGCCACCCAGCAGGCTGGCCACCCCTGCGCTAAACTGGTAGGCTGCCACCATCAGCCCAAACTGGCTACTATTGATATGAAACACCTCCTTAAACCGGGGGCCTAGCGGCATCACGATCATGAAGTCTACCACATGGGTAAACTGAATGAGCGCCAGGGTAAGCAGCAGGTACAGTTCGGCGCGGGGGGCGCGGCCAGAAAGGATAGAAAGCATGGAGGCTGTAACAGAAGATAAACGCGAATAAGTTTTCGATCCCAAAAATGCTTTCCCACAGGCCTCCTACCGCCGCTCGCTTGTCAGGCAGATACGCATACGAGATAGGGCACAGTCCCAAAAACGGCTCGTTAAAATCGCGTCAGAACAGGTTGTATCAAATGTTTTGCAACCAAGCTAGTCAATAGGTTGGGATTGTATACTAGTGCTATCCTGCTTTTTATAGGCTAGCTGTGCACATTCCGAGATGAGCATACCAATAGATGCGCGTGACCTCGATGGGGATCACGACCGTTTACTGGAATTCATTTCGCGTGCACCCCAGGCTGATGCTAGATGCGGTGGACGAACGTCTGCTTGCTTTTGAAAAGTTGGGTGATAAGCTCACAGCCAAAAATGGGGGCGTGAAGACCTAAGCTGTACAGGGGACAGCCAGCAGGGCCAAAGAAAGGAAGCGCAAGTGTTGCTGAAACGGTGCCTTTCCGAGAGGTGTTCCCGGGACTGGGGTGGCACTCGGGCCTACCCGGGATTTATCAAACTTGAGTAGTTGGTAGTGTAAACCAAAAGCATGCGCCCACACCATTCGGACCTGTCGTTACGCCCATGTTGCCACCTTGGGCAAGTACAAACTCATGGGCGATGGCCAACCCCAAGCCATAACTCTTGCCCCGCCCAGCAATGGAGAAGGTGGCAAAACGATCGAAGAGCTTCTGCCGTATATCCTCCGGTATATCTGGCCCCTGGTCGGTTACGCTAAACCGAAGGTGCGCCCCTTCCGTGCTAAACCCTAGTTGAATACTGCCGCCATCCGGACTATAGCGCAGGGCGTTACCCAATAGATTTATCAGGATCCAAAGTGTCTTTTCGGGGTCGGCCTGAATGAGATGGGGCGGATGGTCGGGCGGCAATAACATGTTGATCTGCCGCTGTGCAGCCTGGGTGTGTAGTGTAGTTACGGCCTCGCGCACCAGGGTCTGGGCTTCTATGGTCTGTGGTTTTAGCTGCACACCTACAGCCTCCAGCCTGGACATGTCGAGCAGTGAGTGTACCAGCTGCTGCATGCGGCTGCTCTCTTGCTGTAGGCGCTCAATTAGTTCTTGCTGCTCGCCATTCAGGCTGCCTATTCGGTGGTCTCTTAATAGTTGCAGGCTTAGCTGAAAGGTAGCAATGGGGGTATTCAGTTCGTGCGAAACAGTAGCCAGAAAATTGCTTTTGGCCTGGTGCGCCTGGTGCACCTCTGTTACATTATGAAGCACTAGTAGCGTGCCCAGATATTGCTGTTCCGGATTATCTTGCTGCAAGTTTAGGTAATGTTTTTCGGGGATGAAGTAGCGCGTTTTTCCATTCGCCTGCAATACTTCCAGCGGTTGCTGAGGCGCTTTTTTCAGGCTCCATAGCTCCCTAAAAAGGTCATTCTTTGCAGCCAGCTCGCTGGCATCGGCAGTGGCGAGCTGCTGTAGGGGGGGCAGGCCTAGGGCCAATGCCGCCACCGGATTGAAGGCCAATAGCTGTTGTTTGTGGTCCAGCAAGACCAGGCCATCGGGCATCGTTTTCAGCACCTCATGCAGCCGCATTTTTTCCTGCATCAGTTCGGCAAAGCTGCTTTGGCGATACACCTCCAGCTCCTGCGCCATCTGATTAAAGGTATGCGCCATCTGTCCCAGTTCATCTTTTCTGTGGGCATCCATACGGTGGTGGTAGTCTCCTCGCGCTATGGCTTCCATGCTCTCGGATATCTGACGTATGGGGGCCAGCACAGCTGGGGGAAAGTAGCTGAAGAAGAATACCAGCGACAGGATAACACAGCCAGCCAGTGTTATTAGCATGCGCCCATACCAGGTGGCCGTTTCTTGTGCTTGCACCTCCTTGGCCTCCAGTGCGTCCAGATTCAGGTCTTCTATATACTGCACCTCATGGGCTATACGGGGTAGCAGGGCTACATTGGGCTGTTTTTGATAATCAGAAAGCAATTGCTCTAGCCGGTACACGGCCGTTTGCTCACCCGGCTCAGTTATATTCTCGCTCTCCTGCTTGCTAGTTATCCTTAAGTGCCTCAGTACTTCTCTGTTCTCGGGGTTTTGGATTAGCCGTTCTACGGCATTCTGCATGGTGTGGGTGTAGCGCAGCGATAGCAGGTTAGCTGTCATACGGTTGGCAGCATCCTGTTCCAGCCTGTAGAAGGCAATGCCACCGGCTAGCATAACGATGAAGACAAGGCCGATCAGGATGCCAATACTCCAGTAGATTTTGGTTTTGAGGGTCATGGTTTTGCCAGAATAAGTAAATCAAAGGGGTGGGTATGGTCAGAGCTCGTAAGCTGCCTTACCAGGTCGCCCCGCCAGAATAGTTGCCAACGCGTGCGCCGTGTTTGGCCCAATACCAGCAGAGAAATCTGTTCTTTTTCGATATGAGCCAGGAGTGTTTGGGCAATGTTTTGGCCGGGCAGCGTCTGCACCTTGCCGCCCATTTCAGCTGCCAGCTTAAAGAGATTCAGCAGACTGCGCTGCCGCGCCAGGGCAATGGTATTGGGGTCTTCGCTCCGGGTTTGTACATACACAGCTTGCCATTCCGCGCCGTTCAGGCTAGCAAGCTGTGCCGTGCGGCGCAGCAGCCATTTGCCGGTCTGCTCGTTGGTACTGATACTTACGGCTATGCGCTGCGGGCCCACGCGCTGCGCAGTGGGCAGCAGCAGGTTGATGCGGCGGCTCACCACCTGTGCCGCCAGCTGTAGGGCCAGCCGCCGCAGCTGTAGCAGGTTGTCCTCCTGAAAGAAGTGGCCAAAGGCCTGCTCTGCCCTTCCAGCCTCATACACCTTTCCTTCCTGTATGCGCTGAAGGAGTTCTTCTGTACTCAAGTCTACGTGTACCAGTTGATCCGCCTGCTCTACAAACTGAAAAGGCACCCGCTCCTGTACAGGCGCCTGCACAATACGACTTACCTCGTCACTTAGGGTGTCCACATGCTGTATGTTGACAGCGGTGATAACGCTGATACCGGCATCTAGCAGCGCCTCCACGTCCTGCCAGCGCTTTTCGTGCTGGCTGCCTGGGGCGTTGGTGTGCGCCAGTTCGTCTACCAGTACTACCAGCGGTTTGCGGCGCAGCACCTCCTCCAGGTCCAGCTCTTCTATGGCCTTGCCCCGGTAGTACACCACTCTGGGGGGTATCTGTGGTATGCCGTTCAGCAACGTCCGTGTTTCGAGCCTGCCATGGGTAACCACCACACCTGCCTGCACATCCACCCCCTTGGCCAGCAGCTGGTGGGCTTCGGTGAGCATACGGTAGGTTTTGCCCACACCGGGCGCCATGCCCAGGTATACTTTCAGGTGGCCGCGGGCTCGTTTCTGCAAAAGGTTGCCAAACTCCATCATTCTATCTTGATGCTGAGGGCGGCCGTCAGCATCCAGCGGCGATTGGTGTCTTTATCTTTCTCGGGAAAAATGTCGGCGCCGGCCTGTAGGTAGCGTGCCTCTAGCCGCAGCATAGCCAGCGCAGTAGGCATATAGTCCAGGCCCAGGCTGCCGCCATACACTTCCACACCGGGGCCACTGGCCGTTGCACTGGCCAGGTTGGCTGCCTTCGGGTCGTTGTAATATTCTGCCCGTAGGCTGCTGCGCCATTCCTTGGCCCAGCGATAGCTTGTTATGCAGTTGGCCGTATGCCATAGCTGGCTATCAGGGTTCTTTGGTGCAATCTTGTCCTGCTGACTTCCAACATCGAATAAAGCCAGAATGCTAAACTTATCCGACGGTGCCCAGTAGGCATACAGGTCTACAAAATATCGCATACGGTTGCTCAGGCTGTCAGTAGTCTGTTCATTGCCCACATAGGTACTGGCATTCAACAGCAGTCGGTCGCCGTTCTTGTATTGCAGCTGACCTATAAAGGACTTGGCGTCGTTGGTTTCACGTATGTTTTGCCAGCCATTTACCATATAGGCATAGCCAGTTAGCCGCTCGCCCAGGGGCAGGGTAAGGCGTGCTCCGGCCAAGTAGTAGGGCGAATTTTCGGCCGAGAAGCTGCGGGTGTAGGTGGGCAGGTCGTGGCTCAGCGCCCCCTCGTAGCCAAAGGGCGAGGGCAAGATGCCCGCGTCCAACCAGATGCCATTGTGCAGGCGCAGGCCGCCATAGGCATCTACCAGATAGCGCAGTTCGGCAGGCTCGGCTGCATAGTTGGCAGCCATGTAGGTGCCAAATGCGGGGGTAGCCTGCAGGCGGTAGCGGTCTGCGCTGTAGGTCAGCTTCAGGGCCAGCAGATTCAGGTTAAAGTTGTTGTGCTGGTTGGCTACATAGAAGTAGGGGCGACTGCGGCCGAGTGTATGGCCTATGTCGTACCCATAGTAGCCATCCAGATAGGCACTTATGTGCAGGGTGCTGTCTTGTGCCCGCAGGGTAGATAAAATCAAAGCCAGGAAGAGGAAAACGCTTTTCATTTCTGTGATTTTAGCGGAAATTTCTGGTCGAGTGCAAGGTTTAGCTCCAAAACATTGACAACAGCCAAACCATATAGGCCCAGCAGAGGTTCTACCGTGTTTTGCGCAATGAGGGCTTCGATTTGGCCGGTCTTAGCACCCCGTGCTTTGGCAATACGGGCTGCCTGCAGGTGGGCAGCGTAGGGTGTCAGGTGGGGGTCTATACCGCTGCCGCTGGCTGTAAGCAGCAGGCTGGGGATAGCTATAGCAGATGTGCCGGGATTTTGTACCCAAAAAGTGTCGCGGGCGGCCTTTACGGCTGCCAAGTGATCGGGGTTGGTAGGGCCTTTATTGCTGCCGCCAGTGGCTGCCGCATTGTAGCCCACCGCCGAAGGTCTGCCATGGAAGTAGTGAGAAGCGGCAAAGGCCTGCCCTACGTTGGCAAAGCCTACCAGCTTGCCCCGATGGTACACCGGCGACCCAGCAGCCCGCTCCGGCACTAGGGTGCCTATGCCGAGGATGAGGGCCGGATACAACACCCCAAACACAAGCAGGGTGAAGAGAAACAGGCGAAGTGTGATGAATAGTGTGCGCATGGCATTAGAAGAGTTGAAGTACAAGGTCAATCAGTTTGATACCGACAAAGGGCGTGAGCAGGCCGCCCAGGCCATACACCAGCAGGTTGTACCGCAGCAGGCGTAGTGCACCTACGGGGCGATAAGCCACCCCACGCAATGCCAGGGGCACCAGTGCGGGAATAATGAGTGCATTGAAGATGACTGCGGACAAGATGGCGCTCTGGGGTGAAGCTAGCTGCATCACATTCAGCACCTCCATACCCGGTATGCTCACCATAAAGAGCGCGGGCAGGATGGCAAAATACTTGGCAACATCATTGGCAATAGAGAAGGTGGTGAGCGCCCCCCGGGTAATGAGGAGCTGCTTGCCTATCTCCACCACTTCTATCAATTTGGTGGGGTCGTTGTCCAGGTCTACCATGTTGGCCGCTTCTTTAGCAGCCTGGGTTCCGCTGTTCATGGCTACCCCCACATCGGCCTGCGCCAGCGCTGGTGCGTCGTTGGTCCCATCGCCCATCATCGCTACCATGTGCCCTTCGGCCTGTGCTTTTTGTATATACGCTAGTTTATCCTGTGGTTTGGCTTCGGCAATGAAATCATCCACGCCCGCCTTTTGCGCGATGTAGGCGGCTGTTAGGGGGTTATCCCCGGTTACCATCACCGTCTTTACCCCCATCCTGCGTAGCCGCTCAAAGCGGGCCTCTATTCCGGGCTTCAGTATGTCCTCCAGCTGTATCACCCCCCGCACCTGCTCATTCTTGAGTAGCACCAGCGGCGTACCCCCATTCTGGGCGATGGTGGCCACCCGCTGCACCACCTCCTGGCTCATCTCGTAGCCCGCCTTTTCGGCTTTGTGGCGCATGGCATCGGTGGCCCCTTTGCGGAGGCGTGTACCATCGGGCAGGTCTACACCACTGCTACGTGTTTCGGCAGAAAAGGGTACAAAGGTACCCGTGGTAGCGGTAGGCCTGGCTCCATTTCTCAGTGCCAGCTCCACGATGGACTTACCCTCGGGTGTCGTGTCTGCCAGGCTGGCTATCAGGCATTCCTGCACAAAGTCCTCTGCCGCCACTCCCGGCGCAGGCCAGAGCGCAGTGGCGCGCCTGTTGCCCAGGGTTATGGTGCCCGTCTTATCCAGCAGCAGGGTGTCTATGTCTCCGGCTGTTTCTACGGCTTTGCCACTCTTGGCCAGCACATTGGCCCGCAGGGCCCGCTCCATACCTGCTATGCCTATGGCACTGAGCAGGCCCCCGATGGTAGTGGGAATGAGGCAAACAAACAGGGCAATGAGTGAGGCTATGGAGAGCGCCGTATTGGCATAATTGCCGAAGGGACGTAACGTGACAGTCACTATGAGAAAGATGAGCGTGAACGATGCCAGCAGCAGGGTAAGCGCCACTTCGTTGGGCGTTTTTTGCCGTTTGGCTCCCTCTACCAGTGCGATCATCTGGTCCAGAAAGGTGTGGCCCGGTTCGCTGGACACGCGCACCACAATGCGGTCGCTCAGCACAGTGGTGCCCCCCGTTACGCTGCTGCGGTCGCCACCGGCTTCGCGTATCACAGGGGCTGATTCGCCCGTTATGGCGGATTCATCTATGCTGGCCATCCCCTCCACGATCTCTCCATCAGTAGGCACCATGTCGCCTTTCTCACAGACAAAGAGGTTGCCGCTTGAGAGGCTGGTGGCACTCACCTGGGTTTCGCTACCATCGGCAGCTAGCAGGCGGGCAGGGGTGTCGCGCCGTGTTTTGCGCAGGCTGGCGGCCTGGGCCTTGCCACGGGCTTCGGCTATACCCTCGGCAAAGTTGGCAAACAGCAGGGTGAGCAGCAGCAGCAGGCTGATGGAAACATTGTAGGTAAGTTCTGCAACAGGGCCTGTGGCCGTCACCAGGCCCATCAGCAGGGTGCCCACCCACACGGTGAACATCACCGGATTTTTGACCTGAACCCTGGGGTCCAGTTTGTAGACGGACGCCGCCAGCGCCTGGCGGGCTTGTGCGGCTGTAAATAGCTTGAACATAGCGGTGTTTAGATGAGGGTGAGATATTCGGCCACGGGGCCCAGGGCCAAAGCCGGGAAAAAGGCCAGCGCACTCAGTATGAGCACGACAAAGAAGAGCAGCAGGCCAAAGGTGAAGTTGTCTGTACGCAGAGAGCCTCCCGTTTCGGGCAGGGTCTGTTTGGCAGCCAGCA
The DNA window shown above is from Bacteroidota bacterium and carries:
- the kdpC gene encoding potassium-transporting ATPase subunit KdpC; this encodes MRTLFITLRLFLFTLLVFGVLYPALILGIGTLVPERAAGSPVYHRGKLVGFANVGQAFAASHYFHGRPSAVGYNAAATGGSNKGPTNPDHLAAVKAARDTFWVQNPGTSAIAIPSLLLTASGSGIDPHLTPYAAHLQAARIAKARGAKTGQIEALIAQNTVEPLLGLYGLAVVNVLELNLALDQKFPLKSQK
- a CDS encoding site-specific DNA-methyltransferase — protein: MAHRNRTLQLTEADVQRLQPRLQQLPAPLPAAQLQDSLWNQTLESALPHLPAAFADVLFLDPPYNQPKQFGSLSFAAQSAEAYEAYVLGWLRPLLRCLKPEGSVYLCGDWRSAAALPRALAACGLHIRNRISWEREKGRGARRNWKNASEDLWYATCGEDYYFSVSEVKLRRRVRAPYRLQGQPKDWQQAGEHKYRDTHPSNLWTDLSVPFWSMPENTPHPTQKPEKLLAKVLLASCPPGGWVLDPFAGSGTTAVVARKLGRHFVAIEAEPDYCLWALRRLEIAADQPAIQGYDGVFWERNTRPL
- a CDS encoding ATP-binding protein, with the translated sequence MTLKTKIYWSIGILIGLVFIVMLAGGIAFYRLEQDAANRMTANLLSLRYTHTMQNAVERLIQNPENREVLRHLRITSKQESENITEPGEQTAVYRLEQLLSDYQKQPNVALLPRIAHEVQYIEDLNLDALEAKEVQAQETATWYGRMLITLAGCVILSLVFFFSYFPPAVLAPIRQISESMEAIARGDYHHRMDAHRKDELGQMAHTFNQMAQELEVYRQSSFAELMQEKMRLHEVLKTMPDGLVLLDHKQQLLAFNPVAALALGLPPLQQLATADASELAAKNDLFRELWSLKKAPQQPLEVLQANGKTRYFIPEKHYLNLQQDNPEQQYLGTLLVLHNVTEVHQAHQAKSNFLATVSHELNTPIATFQLSLQLLRDHRIGSLNGEQQELIERLQQESSRMQQLVHSLLDMSRLEAVGVQLKPQTIEAQTLVREAVTTLHTQAAQRQINMLLPPDHPPHLIQADPEKTLWILINLLGNALRYSPDGGSIQLGFSTEGAHLRFSVTDQGPDIPEDIRQKLFDRFATFSIAGRGKSYGLGLAIAHEFVLAQGGNMGVTTGPNGVGACFWFTLPTTQV
- a CDS encoding sensor protein KdpD, coding for MQKRARGHLKVYLGMAPGVGKTYRMLTEAHQLLAKGVDVQAGVVVTHGRLETRTLLNGIPQIPPRVVYYRGKAIEELDLEEVLRRKPLVVLVDELAHTNAPGSQHEKRWQDVEALLDAGISVITAVNIQHVDTLSDEVSRIVQAPVQERVPFQFVEQADQLVHVDLSTEELLQRIQEGKVYEAGRAEQAFGHFFQEDNLLQLRRLALQLAAQVVSRRINLLLPTAQRVGPQRIAVSISTNEQTGKWLLRRTAQLASLNGAEWQAVYVQTRSEDPNTIALARQRSLLNLFKLAAEMGGKVQTLPGQNIAQTLLAHIEKEQISLLVLGQTRRTRWQLFWRGDLVRQLTSSDHTHPFDLLILAKP
- a CDS encoding MFS transporter gives rise to the protein MLSILSGRAPRAELYLLLTLALIQFTHVVDFMIVMPLGPRFKEVFHINSSQFGLMVAAYQFSAGVASLLGGYIADRFDRKSFLLVLYTGFIASTVGCALAPGYGVLVGCRILAGACGGLLSSSVLAIIGDEVPGERRGYAMGIVMGSFSVASAVGLPLGLLVANRWGWHGPFVFLALLSLPVLLFSLVRLPPMRRHLQQEKPSSMSLKEFWSILSDPLHLPSFGLIATIMIGSFMIIPYIADSYVANAGISKEDLAYVYLVGGICTFFSMPLAGRLADRLGEARVFWVASVLTVLPMLVVTHLGPTPLLHAMVLTAFFMVVSSARMVPVMSLITQSVQPHKRGRFMSANIAVRELVNALAVFIGGTIIAQGADGHLYHFELVGYVGAASALLAIPIVYRIRKV
- a CDS encoding leucine-rich repeat domain-containing protein; the encoded protein is MHTPPRTLARFTPFVRLMQLVLLILLSIPAAALKAQSDPARQAPTLDLELYHYLPQALAHRKECEKLDLSDQYLAAVPPELAKLKNLKYLNLSNNPIRTLPEWVGKLKKLEKLIINNCQLSQLPASLASLAQLRHLEARQNQIDRLPDSFVQLGQLRHLDLCENKLSGSQALLSGQAQLVILKLNGNPLGQLHLHTVHLDSLLLQGCALRAWPQGLQGNTQLVHLNLSSNQLAEQPNLAGLHSLRTLDVRYNQLTSLDLRDLPGLTELEADHNQLTQITLPTEHLRRLALAHNQLSTLPGSLCDAPLAQLNLSANPLAELPACIGQLSGLQQLYASNCQLATLPEDLSGLRALAQCGLGGNQLATLPGSLLQLPRLLVLDLSQNRLTQLPSLCAAGTLPQLTSLNLSYNQLAALPSCLTDLPRLQLLFVGGNPLATPVGELQARYPRIRILP
- the kdpB gene encoding potassium-transporting ATPase subunit KdpB, whose protein sequence is MFKLFTAAQARQALAASVYKLDPRVQVKNPVMFTVWVGTLLMGLVTATGPVAELTYNVSISLLLLLTLLFANFAEGIAEARGKAQAASLRKTRRDTPARLLAADGSETQVSATSLSSGNLFVCEKGDMVPTDGEIVEGMASIDESAITGESAPVIREAGGDRSSVTGGTTVLSDRIVVRVSSEPGHTFLDQMIALVEGAKRQKTPNEVALTLLLASFTLIFLIVTVTLRPFGNYANTALSIASLIALFVCLIPTTIGGLLSAIGIAGMERALRANVLAKSGKAVETAGDIDTLLLDKTGTITLGNRRATALWPAPGVAAEDFVQECLIASLADTTPEGKSIVELALRNGARPTATTGTFVPFSAETRSSGVDLPDGTRLRKGATDAMRHKAEKAGYEMSQEVVQRVATIAQNGGTPLVLLKNEQVRGVIQLEDILKPGIEARFERLRRMGVKTVMVTGDNPLTAAYIAQKAGVDDFIAEAKPQDKLAYIQKAQAEGHMVAMMGDGTNDAPALAQADVGVAMNSGTQAAKEAANMVDLDNDPTKLIEVVEIGKQLLITRGALTTFSIANDVAKYFAILPALFMVSIPGMEVLNVMQLASPQSAILSAVIFNALIIPALVPLALRGVAYRPVGALRLLRYNLLVYGLGGLLTPFVGIKLIDLVLQLF
- a CDS encoding porin, with the protein product MKSVFLFLALILSTLRAQDSTLHISAYLDGYYGYDIGHTLGRSRPYFYVANQHNNFNLNLLALKLTYSADRYRLQATPAFGTYMAANYAAEPAELRYLVDAYGGLRLHNGIWLDAGILPSPFGYEGALSHDLPTYTRSFSAENSPYYLAGARLTLPLGERLTGYAYMVNGWQNIRETNDAKSFIGQLQYKNGDRLLLNASTYVGNEQTTDSLSNRMRYFVDLYAYWAPSDKFSILALFDVGSQQDKIAPKNPDSQLWHTANCITSYRWAKEWRSSLRAEYYNDPKAANLASATASGPGVEVYGGSLGLDYMPTALAMLRLEARYLQAGADIFPEKDKDTNRRWMLTAALSIKIE